Proteins encoded in a region of the Zea mays cultivar B73 chromosome 2, Zm-B73-REFERENCE-NAM-5.0, whole genome shotgun sequence genome:
- the LOC103648178 gene encoding SKP1-like protein 1 has product MAEKKMLTLRTSDCEEFEVEQAVLMKSEIIRFMIEDDCADNVIPLPNVNSKTLALVIEYCNKHVHADAAETTSASSAGGGGEVDLKKWDAEFVKVAPATLFDLIMAANYLDIKGLQGLTCRAVVDMIQGKSPEEIRKTFNIKNDLTKEEEEAIRSENSWAFDPLPVRSSRPRWLLLALISIASLLVCSYLLI; this is encoded by the coding sequence ATGGCTGAGAAGAAGATGCTTACGCTGAGGACCTCCGACTGCGAGGAGTTCGAGGTGGAGCAGGCGGTGTTGATGAAGTCAGAGATCATTCGCTTCATGATCGAGGACGACTGCGCCGACAACGTCATCCCGCTCCCCAACGTGAATTCCAAGACTCTCGCCCTGGTCATCGAGTACTGCAACAAGCACGTCCACGCCGACGCCGCGGAGACCACCAGCGCCTCATCAGCTGGGGGCGGCGGCGAGGTCGACCTCAAGAAGTGGGACGCGGAGTTCGTCAAGGTCGCGCCGGCGACGCTCTTCGACCTCATCATGGCTGCCAACTATCTCGACATCAAGGGGTTGCAGGGCCTGACCTGCCGGGCGGTGGTCGACATGATCCAGGGCAAGTCACCGGAGGAGATCCGCAAGACCTTCAACATCAAGAACGACTTAACcaaagaggaggaggaggcgatCCGCAGTGAGAACTCCTGGGCCTTCGACCCGCTCCCCGTCCGTAGTAGTAGACCGCGGTGGTTACTGTTAGCTTTGATCTCGATTGCTAGTTTGCTCGTCTGCAGTTATCTTCTGATCTGA
- the LOC103649453 gene encoding phosphoribosylformylglycinamidine cyclo-ligase, chloroplastic — translation MGRRGKSPPFFSNLAILIYLAAPAPYPLLPFLALGAQDIKRREEALKNDDDYLVASTDGVGTKLKLAFETGIQDTIGIDLVAMSVNDIVTLGAKPLFFLDYYATSKLDVDLAEKVIKVIRDGCEQSDCALLGGETAEMPGFYVEGEYDLSGFAVGVVKKDKIIDGKNIVKGDVLIGLPSSGVHSNGFSLVRRVLEKSGLSLDDQLPRNDGITTTVGEALMAPTFIYVKQVLEIISKGGVKGLAHTLKGMYLCSFIRAQ, via the exons ATGGGAAGAAGAGGAAAG TCGCCGCCGTTTTTCTCAAACCTGGCCATCCTCATCTACCTCGCAGCGCCGGCGCCCTATCCGCTCCTTCCGTTCCTTGCGCTCGGCGCGCAG GATATCAAGAGGAGGGAAGAGGCGCTGAAGAATG ATGACGATTATCTTGTTGCTAGCACCGATGGGGTGGGGACAAAGCTGAAGCTTGCTTTCGAAACTGGTATTCAAGATACAATCGGCATTGACCTG GTGGCAATGAGCGTCAATGACATTGTAACTCTAGGTGCAAAACCATTGTTCTTCCTAGATTACTATGCAACGAGCAAGCTTGATGTTGATCTTGCAGAGAAG GTTATCAAGGTGATTAGGGATGGCTGCGAACAATCAGATTGTGCTCTCCTAGGAGGGGAG ACAGCAGAAATGCCTGGTTTCTATGTAGAGGGTGAATATGATCTAAGTGGTTTTGCTGTGGGTGTTGTGAAGAAGGATAAAATCATTGATGGAAAAAACATTGTTAAGGGAGATGTGCTTATAGGTCTTCCTTCCAGTGGTGTTCATTCTAACGGGTTCTCTCTTGTTAGAAG AGTACTGGAGAAAAGTGGACTTTCTTTGGATGATCAGCTCCCAAGAAATGATGGCATAACAACTACGGTTGGTGAAGCTCTAATGGCACCAACCTTCATCTATGTTAAGCAG GTGCTTGAGATTATTAGCAAAGGTGGTGTGAAAGGACTAGCCCACACTTTAAAAGGCATGTATTTATGCTCGTTTATACGAGCACAATAG